From the Choloepus didactylus isolate mChoDid1 chromosome 20, mChoDid1.pri, whole genome shotgun sequence genome, one window contains:
- the LOC119516602 gene encoding deubiquitinase OTUD6B-like — translation MAPRVRVEGWKVPPSQSWRFVPVLVPGCLLDMESVLAEKLDEEEQLVRRHRKEKKELQAQIQGMKNAVPKNDKKRRKQLIEDVAKLEAEMEQKHREELEQLKLTSKENKIDSVAVNISNLVLESQQPRISKAQKRRKKEAALEKQQEERIAEAEIENLSGARHVESQKLAQILATRQLEIKQIPSDGHCMYRAIEDQLKEQDCTVTVAALRSQTSKYMQSHVEDFLPFLTNPNTGDIYTPEEFGKYCNDVVNTAAWGGQLELRALSHILQTAIEVIQADSPAIIVGEEYPKKPLILVYMRHAYGLGRHYNSVTRLMNTATENCC, via the coding sequence ATGGCCCCCAGGGTGAGGGTTGAGGGGTGGAAGGTGCCCCCTAGCCAGTCGTGGAGGTTTGTTCCAGTGCTAGTGCCCGGCTGTCTGCTCGACATGGAGTCAGTTTTGGCGGAGAAGCTTGATGAGGAAGAACAGCTGGTTAGAAGGCAtcggaaagaaaagaaggagttGCAAGCCCAAATTCAGGGTATGAAGAATGCTGTTCCCAAGAATGAcaaaaagagaaggaagcaaCTCATTGAAGATGTTGCTAAATTAGAAGCAGAAATGGAACAAAAACATAGAGAGGAATTAGAGCAATTGAAGCTGACTTCTAAGGAGAATAAGATAGATTCTGTTGCTGTTAATATTTCAAACTTGGTTCTTGAGAGTCAGCAGCCTCGGATATCAAAAGCCCAAAAGAGACGGAAAAAAGAAGCTGCATTGGAAAAGCAACAGGAAGAAAGGATAGCTGAAGCTGAAATTGAGAACTTATCTGGAGCCAGACATGTAGAAAGTCAAAAACTTGCTCAAATATTGGCAACTAGACAGTTGGAAATTAAACAGATTCCATCTGATGGCCACTGTATGTATAGAGCCATTGAAGATCAACTGAAGGAACAGGATTGCACTGTGACTGTGGCTGCCTTAAGAAGTCAAACTTCAAAATACATGCAAAGCCATGTGGAAGACTTTCTGCCATTTTTAACAAACCCAAATACAGGAGATATATATACTCCAGAAGAGTTTGGAAAGTACTGTAATGATGTTGTAAACACAGCTGCATGGGGAGGGCAGCTTGAGCTAAGAGCACTGTCTCACATTTTACAAACAGCAATAGAAGTAATACAGGCAGATTCTCCTGCTATAATAGTTGGTGAAGAATATCCCAAAAAACCACTAATACTTGTATATATGAGACATGCATATGGCTTAGGAAGACATTACAATTCTGTTACACGGTTGATGAACACAGCTACTGAAAATTGCTGCTAG